The nucleotide sequence ttaatccctatttaatctctgattttctcgctaggcgctaggtCCACCtcgaccgcccgactagcgcctagcgatttctaaaacaggggtTCTAATAGTATAACTTTGAAGTATGACTTTCTAGTATGATTTcaatgtctgataaatcaaagTTCATGCATATTCGTATTCATAAtcattttggtcatttttttatactatgactttgaatttttgcctagttttcttaggCAATGTGGTTGAAACATTTTATACATTTGTTATTTAtcaattgagtaatatatgtctgtttaaaaaagtttaagttacatatgcagaaaaaatcatcaattttattaactaaatatattatacaataatttaaatataaaatcaaataaaagtgaaagaagaatcacatatgcatttccttatcttttaaatgttacctataattgattttatatgttactataattaactaaatgcaTATTATccttaattaccaaaaatcaaactaacctatatattatgatacacTTAAATTATGTATGTCATAAGtctataaccaaaaaattatatatatacctatatatagtctaaaaaaaagtcatgtacTTTCCAAATATTAAATAGGGGATAGTTTCATAActtattcaataatattttgagGACCGTTTGCTGAATTCAATATCATATATCTAGGATTTGATCGAATCTGTCTCCACTTGTAATTTTATACTGTtagttggttttttttaatagaaaagtGATGCTTCATTGTTAATTTAACTGATAGTCGAGTACAGACCACTAGGATAATAATACTTGACATGAAACTACCAAACCACTAATGATGCTtgcttttcaatttcttttcaCAATAACGACGAAAACATGACTTCCTCAAagtccatatatataattcagaGCAAGAAAACAATTTGGATCCACCACCAATGGCATAGATTCAACTAGTACCTAACCTACCTAAAAGTCTCCGTTAGACTTGGTTCACGAGACTCTTCAAGCTTCCTTCTCCTTTCCATGAAATttacagaataaaaaaaaatctacttctAAAGGTTTCTCTAACTTTTTTTAAGCTATTGTTCTTAACCCTATAACTTTTCCagaaagatttttgtttttcttagcttaatggcttcttcttcctcctcttcacgCAATTGGGTATACGATGTTTTCCCGAGCTTTAGTGGGGAAGACGTCCGCGTAACTTTCCTCAGCCACTTTCTAAAAGAACTTGACCGAAAACTGATAATTTCTTTCAAAGACAACGAGATCGAGAGAAGCCAGTCGCTCGATCCCGAGCTTAAACAAGCGATCAGGACTTCAAGGATTGCGGTGGTTGTGTTTTCAGAGAAGTACGCATCTTCAAGCTGGTGCCTGGATGAGTTGCTGGAGATCGTGAACTGCAAGGAAGAGTTGGATCAACTAATTATACCGGTTTTCTACGGTTTAGATCCATCTCATGTCAGGAAACAAACCGGAAACTTTGGAGAGGCTTTTGCTAAGACTTGtcagagaaaaacagaggatgaAAGCAAGCTTTGGCGGCAATCATTGACCGACGTAGCAAGTCTCCTCGGATATCATTCTCAAAACTGGTACaaccttttttatatatccGTTTTTGTACACATTGACATGTGACAattggtacttgtttgtttcgtGTGAGTGAATTCATTTTATAACCTTTTCAGGCCTAACGAAGCAAAAATGATAGAAGCAATTGCCAATGATATCTTGGCTAAACTAAACTTAGCTCCATCGAAGGATTTTGAGGACTTTGTCGGAATGGAAGATCATATTGCAAATATGAGTGTATTATTGCATTTGGAATCTGACGAAGTGAGGATGGTTGGGATATGGGGCACCTCAGGAAGTGGCAAAACTTCCATTGCAAGAGTTTTATACAACCAACTTTCTCGTCAGTTCCAAGGTAGAATTTTCATAGACAGAGCTTTCGTATCTAAGAGCCtggaaatttataaaagtgCCAACCCGGACGACTATAACATGAAGTTGCATTTGTTGAGAAATTTCTTGTCTGAAATTTTAGACAAAAAAGATATAAGGATAAGTTGTTTAGGGGCAGTGGAAGAGAGGCTAAAACACCAAAAAGTTCTTATAtttattgatgatttggatGATCAAGTGGTGCTAGATACTTTGGTCGGTCAAACTCAGTGGTTTGGAAGTGGGAGTAGAATCATTTTGGTTACAAAAGACAAACATTTTTTACGGGCCCATGGGATTGATCATATCTATGAAGTATGTCTCCCATCTCAGAAGCTTGCTCTTGAGATGTTCTCTAGATATGCTTTTAGGCAAAACTTTCCACCCGACGGTTTGATAGAGCTTGCTTCTGAAGTTGCATTATGTGCCGGTAATCTTCCTTTGGGTCTTAAGGTTTTGGGCTCGTATTTAAGGGGTAGAGACAAAGAGGATTTAATGGATATGTTGCCGAGGCTTCGAAATGGTTTGGATGGAAAAATTGAGAAGACACTAAGACTCAGCTATGATGGattaaatgataaaaaagatAAAGCAATATTACGTCACATTGCATGTCTTTTCAATGGTGAAAAAGTCAGTAACATCAAGTTGTTACTAGCACACAGCGGCTTGGATGTTAATATCGGGTTGAAAAACCTCGTTGAAAAATCTCTTATATATGTACGAGAGGGTATCGTTGAGATGCACTCTTTGCTACAAGAAATGGGTAAGGAGATCGTGCGCGCACAGTCCAATGAACCTGGAGAAAGGGAATTCCTTATGGACTCAAAGGATATATGTGATTTACTAGAAGATAACACTGTAAGTTTTGATGTGTTCTTTACATATATCTCGTTCTCTAAGATTTAAAGTTATGCTATTTGAGAAATTATGTTGGAAATTAATTATCTCAGGGTACCAAAAAGATAATAGGTATATCATTGGATATGGATGAGACTGATGAACTGCGTATACATGAGAGTGCTTTCAAAGAGATGcgtaatcttctttttctagaaATTTACACTAAGGAGTGGTACCAACAAAGGTTAACAACAAGAAAATCGGACCAAAAGAAAGAGGTGAGATGGCACTTACCAGAAGGGTTTGACTATTTACCCCATAAACTTAGATTATTGAGGTTGGACGATTATCCAAGGAGGTGTATGCCTTCTAATTTTTGTCCTCAAAATCTCGTTAAGCTCCAAATGCAAGGGAGCAAACTCGAGAGGCTATGGGAAGGAGTTCATGTAAGTATTATCCAAAATTATGTAACTATAAACAAATAATACTTATTTTACTTCTTACATGGTATTCCTTGTGTGTACCTTACTTATACCTCAGACACTTGGAGGGCTCAAGAAAATAGATTTGAAAAGATCTATACATTTGAAAGAAATTCCAGATCTTTCAATGGCCACCAATCTCGAGACACTTGATCTTAGTGATTGCTCAAGTTTGGTGGAACTTCCTTCCTCTATTCAATATCTCAATAAGCTAGAGCAGTTAATCATGTCAGGATGCAGTAATGTAGAGACTCTTCCCAATGGAATCAATCTCCAATCTCTTGATACGCTTGACCTCCAAGGATGCTCACGGTTGAATATTTTTCCTGATATCTCAACCAACATCTCAGTGCTCCTTATCAAGAATACATGTATTGAAGAAATTACCTCTCATTTGTGTCTAATGAATCTTACTGTTCTTAGAATCATGAATGAGAACTTTTGGAAAACAGTGCAGGTATGAATTTaatctttcctttttaaaacaaatttttatttaaggaaaccaagttaaaaaaaaatttccctgAGTTAAAAATCGAGTGGGCAATAGGTTCTCAAGCAAAACCTAGTGATTGTTGGTTTGAATGACATTTGGAAGGAGACTATATAAAATGTTCTAGTTGTTGGCATGAGAAAAAATATAGTCTAGACCAAGAACttcttagttattttttaaaaattatatattttcacatataacatattatatttgtaaaaacGTAGATATTGTAAGTTAAAATATTGAACAACGCAATCAATTGATGCTAATTGGTATATAATTTACTAATATTCCatagtaaaatttatttttatttggatttttttttttttttggaagttcTCAGACTTATAAAAGCAAGAgttataaaatactataaaactagagtttttaaacaagaaattacatgctttttcatttttgagttcttttttttattttattaattacattaacaggcacttttaaagtttttaaacgTACAGATGATTTGTGAACTGACAActctattttattaaatttttggtttagCCGCTTACACCTCTCATGGCGATGCTGCCTCACACTTTGGGGAGATTGTTTCTGTCGGATATTCCAAGTTTGGTGGAGATTCCTTCCTCTATCCAGAATTTCACTAAACTTGATATTTTGCAAATTACGGATTGCATAAATCTGGAGACTCTTCCCACTGGTATCAACTTACATCATCTTTATACCCTTAATCTCAGTGGATGCTCACGGTTGGACACTTTTCCTAATATCTCAACCAACATTAGACAGCTCCTTCTACAACGAACAGGGATAGAAGAGGTCCCTTGGTGGATCGAGAAATTCACTAAGCTCACATACATGACTATGGAGAAGTGCAACAATTTAGTACGTGTATCCTTAAACATTTACAAACTGAAACAACTAACCGCTGAATTTTCAGGCTGTGGGTCATTGACCGAAGCTAGTTGGAATGGTAGTCCAAGTGAGGTGGCAATAGCAACAGATAACATTCACTCTAAGTTTCCAATCCAGGGACTTGACGAGGCTTTCTCATATCACCCAAGTTATTATCAACGAAAAGTGGGATTCACCTTCAAGTTCTTAAACTTGGATCCAGAAGCTATCCTCCACAACCAATCAATTATTTTCAACTCCATGATATTGTTAGGTGAAGAAGTGCCTTCATATTTCACTCACCAATCTATTGGTTCCGGAGAATCTTTGACCAATATCCCTCTACTTCACACATCTCTCTCTCAACAATTCTTCAAATTTAGGGCTTGCGCCGTGGTTGTTTTCGATTCTAAGCCCATTAATAGTGGGAATGCAATACATATCCATGTAAACTGTCGGTTCAAAGACAGATTTGGGAACAGCTTTGATTCATCTGGTCAGCTACATGACTTCTACACACCTATGACAGATAGTCATCTGTTTATATTGGACTGTCGTATCCCTCTAAACGATGTTAATGCTCCTCTAGCTCAAGGGAACTACGATCACGTCGATATGCAGATTCATATAAAAAAGATATGGCAGGGTCCATTATACATGAATGACTCTAAGTTAACATTTAATGGATGGGGTATACGACTCTTAGAGGAATCTTCATCACTGGAGAATAGACTTAGTAACTCAAACACAATTCCACATGTTTGTGAAGCAGGTGAAGACAATTTGGTTAATAAGACTGAGCACAGAGAAGAGTGTGTTGAGACGACAGTTgtgaagagacagagagaaactGGAAGCGAAAGCAGGTAACGCATTAAGCATGACTTGAACatgatactatatatatatatatagctcacCCGCGTTCTTTTTCCCGATCAATCTAAAATTGTATTGTACAATGgatcactatattttatttcttttgcagaTTACGTGAAGCACCACTCAAGAAACCTCTGCTTTTCCCTGCCTCTGATACCCAGGAGGAACACAAGACGTcactttgaatctttgattgTGCGAATATTGAAATGAGTACGTTTTCGTCAGTTCTAATGGACCAACATGCCTCCCCAGCTGAAGAGACGGTTTTAGGTAACCCAAAAATTCTTATTTATATTAGTTCCCACATCCAAAGCATAGAAACATTTAGGAGTCTTGTTTTATAGATGTTGCTACCGTCCAAAGAGTTGGTTTCAATTTGCGGTTAAAgtctgttttaatttttttggcttGCACACGTAGTCTATTGATGGAAATAGTGGATCATACCAAGAAGAAAACCCCTTATCTCTAAGTATCAGACAGTAAATCGCTAAACATACAGATTGACAAAATCAGATATCCTGTCTGATACTAAACACCAATTTTATTAATGCCACATGAAGTCTGCTATGTTTTCTGCAGCATGTTTACAAAGGCTGCTTCTGTAATCagttgagagaagagaagattaaAAAACTGTTGAGATAATACTTTGGTGATGAGAATGGATTTTTCTAGGCCGGGATGATTTGGCTTTACTTAGTTTCGATTATAAAAGGAAAGAACAACATTCAAATCAATTATCAACCCTATGACCTCTCCTATCATTACTACTATAATATTCCCTTGTAATCAATTCAGAATATATGACTTGCTTCCCAAGGTTTTTCCATCATTAGTTTCCTCTGACAACTTCTTATACAcgtttccttctttctttttttctcgtCTTGATGAAATCTGCAAAATGTATCTGAAATTTTATACTTACAGACTTATGCATAGaattttttattctgttttttctttgccatcagaatataatatttactcatgtacataaaaagaaaagaaaaactaaaagtaacattttttttgggcaaaagaaaatctaaaagcAACATAATACAAGAAAAATGCTAAAGAAACTAAGTGAACCAAAGAATCTTGAAGTTTCCAAAGGTTTTCATTTAGTTCATActctttttattacttttaaaatatttaattatgcCCTGTGAATGAAGCAATATATGGATTCTTTGGAGACCAAAAAAGTAAACCACAGCAACTCAGCTTTACAACCTGCAGGAACCtttaagaatcaagaaaaaaccATACAGCCTTAACCAAGAAAAGCACCACTAATCTAAACTCTCTTGGATCTATATATAAAGCCTAAGCTCTTAAgctttatcaaaaataaaaaacataagcTCCCAAGTCATTTCGCACCCAAGAAAAAATGGTGGAACAGAAGATGAAACCGGTGGCCTCTTTTCTTTTAGTTCTGAACTTTTGTATGTATGCTATTGTTCTTGGGATTGGCGCATGGTCCATGAACAAAGCTATCAACCATGGCTTCGTTATTGGTATATGattcattaaattattattatttttcctttcttggTATGAAACAAAGCCtttgtaattcaaaaataatttttagttacATTTCTTGAATTATAGCTAGGGTAGGGCTAAATGTTATTTGtgtatagatataatatatgtttctaaAGGAAATTATACAAGCCTTTTGCTTTGCCAACGAactagttttaatttattttttaatcatcacCATTAAGCCGATTAATTCATCACTAAATcacttcagatttttttttatataacaatttGAATTAAGCATCTCAATATCTTTCCCTTGGTATTTAAGGTGCGGATTATAGTCTTCCGGCTCATTTCTCGCCGATACATTTCCCAATGGGTAATGCGGCAACCGGATTCTTTGTGACGTTTGCCTTAATTGCTGGAGTTGCGGGAGCTGCCTCGGTTATCTCTGGCGTCAGTCATCTCCAAT is from Camelina sativa cultivar DH55 chromosome 20, Cs, whole genome shotgun sequence and encodes:
- the LOC104771910 gene encoding uncharacterized protein LOC104771910, coding for MVEQKMKPVASFLLVLNFCMYAIVLGIGAWSMNKAINHGFVIGADYSLPAHFSPIHFPMGNAATGFFVTFALIAGVAGAASVISGVSHLQSWTTTSLPAAVSAATIAWSLTLLAMGFGCKEIELGMRNARLRTMEAFLIILSATQLLYIAAIYGVRK
- the LOC104771909 gene encoding disease resistance protein RPS6-like, producing MASSSSSSRNWVYDVFPSFSGEDVRVTFLSHFLKELDRKLIISFKDNEIERSQSLDPELKQAIRTSRIAVVVFSEKYASSSWCLDELLEIVNCKEELDQLIIPVFYGLDPSHVRKQTGNFGEAFAKTCQRKTEDESKLWRQSLTDVASLLGYHSQNWPNEAKMIEAIANDILAKLNLAPSKDFEDFVGMEDHIANMSVLLHLESDEVRMVGIWGTSGSGKTSIARVLYNQLSRQFQGRIFIDRAFVSKSLEIYKSANPDDYNMKLHLLRNFLSEILDKKDIRISCLGAVEERLKHQKVLIFIDDLDDQVVLDTLVGQTQWFGSGSRIILVTKDKHFLRAHGIDHIYEVCLPSQKLALEMFSRYAFRQNFPPDGLIELASEVALCAGNLPLGLKVLGSYLRGRDKEDLMDMLPRLRNGLDGKIEKTLRLSYDGLNDKKDKAILRHIACLFNGEKVSNIKLLLAHSGLDVNIGLKNLVEKSLIYVREGIVEMHSLLQEMGKEIVRAQSNEPGEREFLMDSKDICDLLEDNTGTKKIIGISLDMDETDELRIHESAFKEMRNLLFLEIYTKEWYQQRLTTRKSDQKKEVRWHLPEGFDYLPHKLRLLRLDDYPRRCMPSNFCPQNLVKLQMQGSKLERLWEGVHTLGGLKKIDLKRSIHLKEIPDLSMATNLETLDLSDCSSLVELPSSIQYLNKLEQLIMSGCSNVETLPNGINLQSLDTLDLQGCSRLNIFPDISTNISVLLIKNTCIEEITSHLCLMNLTVLRIMNENFWKTVQPLTPLMAMLPHTLGRLFLSDIPSLVEIPSSIQNFTKLDILQITDCINLETLPTGINLHHLYTLNLSGCSRLDTFPNISTNIRQLLLQRTGIEEVPWWIEKFTKLTYMTMEKCNNLVRVSLNIYKLKQLTAEFSGCGSLTEASWNGSPSEVAIATDNIHSKFPIQGLDEAFSYHPSYYQRKVGFTFKFLNLDPEAILHNQSIIFNSMILLGEEVPSYFTHQSIGSGESLTNIPLLHTSLSQQFFKFRACAVVVFDSKPINSGNAIHIHVNCRFKDRFGNSFDSSGQLHDFYTPMTDSHLFILDCRIPLNDVNAPLAQGNYDHVDMQIHIKKIWQGPLYMNDSKLTFNGWGIRLLEESSSLENRLSNSNTIPHVCEAGEDNLVNKTEHREECVETTVVKRQRETGSESRLREAPLKKPLLFPASDTQEEHKTSL